Proteins encoded together in one Phaeodactylum tricornutum CCAP 1055/1 chromosome 25, whole genome shotgun sequence window:
- a CDS encoding predicted protein has product MKPHGPDGNNEDHHLQRGDMEPQVFPQRWVQLAYLSALALLSDWICFATAATPGVYERAFGHSSASLIDIFLFTNVATCFLVTDIVNRFGLQKAIQGAAVLMMVGCWLRSGVSFLPFVPEDLHLVSYPVVVFGTILVGAAQPFFQCTPPLLSALWFASSERATSTAVALNFNQIGIATAFLVGGAMAVDSVGLANYFGLIAVLCTVVTAGTLLQFEDEPLVPPSASEMEKLLAGEKEPPFLESVQKFFKTPGFTKALAAFVCSISITNIVGAFIDEIMTRGGIIDQLSIDLAGAGFEFAILFGGILIGGYVDRSKEYKKISMICLAATALLVIPLGLTVGGIGTQPVLLLASLLGLGMAAGPVQPINAELAVDVTYPGDETAVESVQQIGGNLFSALIIPIVELAAKQEYDTFGVGSIHGDSVLLSFIAASTIAYFATFNAPLRRSIADEKKRDDPVPALESVAAGARTNSEYIGSPMESLNNEEVLPPPAEATSRSPSPEDSRNEKSSQ; this is encoded by the coding sequence ATGAAGCCTCACGGGCCCGATGGGAACAATGAAGATCATCATCTACAACGGGGTGACATGGAACCGCAAGTCTTCCCCCAACGATGGGTGCAGCTGGCATATCTTTCCGCGCTCGCTTTGCTTTCCGATTGGATTTGCTttgccaccgccgccacACCGGGGGTATACGAACGCGCCTTTGGACATTCCTCCGCTTCGTTGATTGACATCTTTTTGTTCACCAACGTGGCGACCTGCTTCTTGGTCACGGACATTGTCAATCGCTTTGGCTTACAAAAAGCCATTCAAGGAGCCGCAGTGCTCATGATGGTAGGCTGTTGGCTGCGATCCGGCGTTTCCTTTTTACCTTTTGTGCCGGAAGACTTGCATTTGGTCAGCTACCCCGTCGTAGTCTTTGGAACGATCCTGGTGGGCGCCGCCCAACCATTCTTTCAGTGCACGCCCCCTTTGCTTTCCGCCTTGTGGTTCGCCTCTAGTGAACGCGCCACTTCCACCGCCGTGGCCCTTAATTTTAATCAAATTGGCATCGCTACCGCCTTTTTGGTCGGTGGTGCTATGGCGGTCGACAGTGTTGGTCTAGCCAACTACTTTGGACTCATTGCCGTTCTATGTACCGTCGTGACGGCCGGTACGCTGCTACAATTCGAAGACGAACCCCTCGTGCCGCCGTCGGCTTCGGAAATGGAAAAATTACTAGCGGGCGAGAAGGAACCACCATTTCTCGAGTCGGTGCAGAAATTTTTCAAAACTCCCGGATTTACCAAGGCATTGGCCGCCTTTGTCTGCTCCATTTCCATCACCAATATTGTTGGCGCTTTTATCGACGAGATCATGACGCGCGGTGGAATAATAGACCAATTATCGATTGATTTGGCTGGTGCAGGTTTCGAGTTCGCCATTTTGTTTGGTGGGATCCTTATTGGGGGTTATGTTGATCGCAGTAAAGAATACAAAAAGATTAGCATGATCTGTTTGGCCGCCACGGCCTTGCTTGTGATCCCACTCGGCTTGACTGTCGGTGGTATTGGCACGCAACcggtgttgttgttggcaagTTTGCTGGGACTCGGGATGGCGGCGGGTCCCGTCCAGCCGATCAACGCCGAGCTAGCCGTTGACGTGACGTATCCCGGAGACGAAACAGCCGTGGAATCTGTCCAGCAAATTGGTGGTAATCTGTTTTCCGCTCTTATCATTCCGATTGTCGAGCTTGCGGCTAAACAAGAGTATGACACGTTCGGGGTCGGTTCGATTCACGGAGATTCCGTGTTGTTGTCTTTTATCGCCGCGTCAACGATAGCGTACTTTGCAACCTTCAATGCACCACTCCGACGAAGTATAGCGGACGAAAAGAAGCGAGACGATCCCGTTCCGGCTCTAGAGTCTGTCGCTGCTGGTGCCAGAACGAACTCGGAGTACATAGGTAGTCCAATGGAGAGTCTGAACAACGAAGAAGTGTTACCACCGCCCGCCGAAGCAACTTCGCGATCGCCGTCACCGGAGGACAGTAGAAACGAAAAATCGTCACAGTGA
- a CDS encoding predicted protein — translation MQFSRFALIQVLAVMLTLVDTMAAAGSLNVVRQSSDLLQAKRKLGKKMMGRKQRRPSRLPSVNSPTLSDVSSMVPSDAPSMVPSDAPSMVPSDAPSMVPSDAPSGVPAFIPSLVCLEEGSFCSDTVACCGSLSCLPTPLIGSAPPGPDSCQPDGRRHLRPRA, via the coding sequence ATGCAGTTTTCCCGCTTTGCTCTCATTCAAGTCCTTGCGGTTATGTTgaccttggtcgacacgaTGGCGGCAGCTGGAAGTCTCAACGTTGTTCGCCAGTCATCAGATCTTCTACAGGCCAAGAGGAAACTAGGCAAAAAAATGATGGGTCGTAAACAACGAAGACCGTCTCGGTTACCTTCCGTCAATTCTCCGACCCTTTCCGATGTTTCTTCTATGGTACCTTCTGATGCTCCCTCTATGGTACCCTCTGATGCTCCTTCTATGGTCCCTTCCGATGCTCCTTCTATGGTTCCTTCAGATGCTCCTTCGGGGGTCCCTGCCTTTATACCCTCTCTTGTATGTTTGGAAGAAGGCAGTTTTTGTTCCGACACCGTCGCTTGTTGTGGCTCACTGTCATGTTTACCGACCCCTTTGATTGGATCAGCTCCTCCGGGACCTGACTCTTGTCAACCTGATGGACGGCGTCATTTGCGTCCCCGCGCGTAA
- a CDS encoding predicted protein: MQPNYNIGGGDAAHWNGGHGDEKSAMSNGYNGSGGLASFQQQQQQASFQQHQANALGGYGAGAASQFPMWSQMPSGSDGYAGGGADPFHPYMPQQPTPDMMQQMSGLTNGGYGGGYPGQDMQQMMFQQMMNSQAFAAQQTGGYGGMPGSNPSMAAYYGLPTQNASSMAHAAASSSASAGLDRKSSRPKKNKDKPKRPLSAYNLFFKDERLRMLSAIPDKKVEDKEQTSDDDTKKEDDDNDDPKATNEKEDKIKAEKGKADTEKATDAKEDEDTSEDIKADTDKATDVKEDEGNKQDSVNEETDSKASLEKNEDKDSSKETKGKEEEKSGTAAKGEDESKNGKRKREPHGKISFEAMAKAIGASWKAIDPELLDTYKARAAVDMQRYKKEMEEFLIKQRQGLEESRDQLETSVDPMAKMRYFSTSNTGM; this comes from the coding sequence ATGCAACCAAACTATAACATAGGAGGTGGTGATGCGGCTCACTGGAACGGCGGACACGGAGACGAGAAGTCCGCAATGTCGAACGGCTACAACGGCAGCGGAGGTCTGGCTTCtttccaacaacagcagcaacaagcgTCCTTTCAACAACACCAGGCCAACGCACTCGGAGGGTACGGTGCCGGAGCTGCCTCGCAGTTCCCCATGTGGTCACAGATGCCGTCGGGCAGCGACGGCTATGCCGGAGGTGGAGCGGACCCCTTCCATCCCTACATGCCGCAACAGCCCACGCCAGACATGATGCAGCAAATGTCGGGCCTGACGAACGGCGGTTACGGCGGCGGGTATCCTGGACAGGACATGCAACAGATGATGTTCCAGCAAATGATGAATTCGCAAGCGTTTGCGGCCCAGCAAACCGGCGGCTACGGAGGAATGCCCGGATCGAATCCGTCCATGGCGGCATACTATGGCCTGCCTACGCAGAACGCGTCGTCCATGGCCCATGCTGCGGCTTCCTCGTCCGCTTCGGCCGGATTGGACCGCAAGTCCTCGCGACCTAAAAAGAATAAGGACAAACCGAAGCGTCCCCTTTCGGCCTacaatcttttcttcaaggATGAGCGCCTGCGAATGCTTTCCGCGATTCCTGACAAGAAGGTAGAAGACAAAGAGCAGACCTCGGATGACGACACCAAGaaggaggacgacgacaacgacgatcCCAAGGCAaccaacgaaaaggaagacaaaatcaaagccGAAAAAGGCAAGGCCGACACGGAGAAGGCGACCGATGCaaaggaagacgaagacacaTCCGAGGATATCAAGGCTGATACAGACAAGGCGACCGATGTAAAGGAAGACGAAGGCAACAAGCAAGACTCTGTCAACGAGGAAACCGACAGCAAGGCCTCTCTCGAAAAAAATGAAGACAAGGACAGTTCCAAGGAAACGAAagggaaagaagaagagaagaGCGGTACCGCAGCGAAAGGGGAGGACGAGTCCAAAAACGGTAAACGCAAGCGAGAACCTCACGGCAAGATCAGCTTCGAAGCAATGGCCAAGGCCATCGGTGCCAGTTGGAAGGCGATAGATCCGGAATTACTCGACACTTACAAGGCTAGAGCTGCAGTAGATATGCAGCGCtacaaaaaggaaatggaagaattTCTTATCAAACAACGCCAAGGTTTGGAAGAAAGTCGCGACCAGCTAGAAACCTCTGTCGATCCTATGGCAAAGATGCGCTACTTCTCCACTAGCAACACTGGTATGTGA
- a CDS encoding predicted protein has product IKHSPWSPTEDTIVLEGKSEGLGFPEIAKSLPGRVAEQVRRRYLNCLDPTIRKDEWTEQEKEALFDAQRRMGNKWTAIAALLPGRSENAVKNCWHNQI; this is encoded by the coding sequence ATTAAACATAGCCCTTGGTCACCAACAGAAGATACGATTGTTTTAGAGGGGAAATCCGAAGGCCTTGGATTTCCTGAGATCGCCAAGTCTCTGCCTGGACGAGTCGCGGAGCAGGTCCGACGTCGTTATCTGAATTGCTTGGACCCAACAATCCGAAAAGACGAATGGACGgagcaagagaaagaagctTTGTTTGATGCACAGCGGCGCATGGGAAACAAATGGACTGCTATTGCTGCTCTTTTACCGGGCCGCTCAGAAAACGCCGTGAAAAATTGTTGGCACAATCAAATA
- a CDS encoding predicted protein, translating into MEAANSANEAVVEVDDDAVRFEDLTVDDDLPILERVVRYSRSQIALQRLVHVKMLAETAEIVGQRSTQEVLIPLLRSLVSDPESIIRQHVSTQLVPVCIVCMVKNVSNVAELVQNPVFSKDYDEKGYTLVTTTVLGHINTLLEDFDLDVRRAAADALSGLALQIRPADVPQALLQIPLALAAKLPKNPHAKKKTEADQHVEELRITAGNLLAELGGAASEHSTTLLASSTYVSGLILPAVLKLCDDVSFRVRRSAAQALPRILGACSLNDVEETILPAFDQLSRDDLYRVRKSTGECLVDMSRSMMLLAASNKKAERTLYKLRRETLIPIADRLIQDSHKMVRQGMMQFLGPFMASFYPYQTSALRDLLPGTVESDGSNHMGIVAQFFPHATSMVSRLNSAQNISMSAPTPVNVHLDEILHRVLSEMDVLHQALPAFLQASRMSALSLAAVATHRNRNLPDSEDVDVLIDKLLDYFAALAIVSTGDENTDAEMRVYCAYSFPALILLLGADNWEGAMRTCFFTLMNPNYAKTQQPEEKQSDPAENLNVAEPPLPVKRCLASSLHTVANILGPELAASDIVPVLQDFFLKDPDESVRLNVIRNFPALLQVLSPSDRKGPFLMWSEIVRGEELLGIKKRSAHNPVVLNWRQRDYLARSLPDLIGLVEPSLVHEHIWPIMKTLLTDAVSIVRDDAIWSIAMILKAYCLESLQAWPNVSNFRAFGAQSCAEVIDWLKESILKLGVPREARIKPVNFSERQLYCRICATLGLALRFSEQIEGDKQDPVSVLSGKFKTFFFPKSKNLQDDLPGPYQAMTKSEQKHLRRLLLNELLPPALEMKEDRISNVRVSLMKTLQLMPAEIRATPLVQPVLQGLVEEVETWENFAISDQPVPNPLKQSASQAALYQPAQRSLASGAVSPRAQQSVPVDLDAEMPDDRRSSSDDSSASAEDVAESSDWKTVVFQAGPIGMQLEPTADDRACRVYGFLDSGDGKPSPARHSGKIELGDVIVKVNGKDVHSYDDTIAVLKAGGRREITFRQGTADDDYDDDEEEESVGGFSSTDDETDRKERERKAKKEAKKAKKAKKETKKKSRDKKKDKRKKEETG; encoded by the exons ATGGAGGCTGCGAATTCCGCCAACGAGGCCGTGGTGGaagtcgacgacgatgccgttCGCTTCGAGGATTtgaccgtcgacgacgatctGCCGATTCTAGAACGGGTCGTCCGCTACAGTCGGTCGCAGATTGCCCTACAGCGCCTAGTGCACGTTAAGATGCTGGCGGAAACAGCCGAAATTGTTGG GCAACGTTCGACACAAGAAGTGTTAATCCCCTTGCTGCGATCGCTGGTCAGCGATCCGGAAAGTATCATTCGGCAACACGTTTCTACACAGCTCGTCCCCGTCTGCATCGTTTGCATGGTCAAGAACGTCAGCAACGTCGCCGAACTCGTACAAAACCCCGTCTTCTCTAAAGATTACGACGAAAAGGGTTACACTCTCGTTACCACAACCGTGCTCGGACATATAAACACGCTCCTGGAGGATTTTGATCTGGATGTCCGTAGAGCGGCCGCCGACGCTCTTTCGGGACTCGCTTTGCAAATTCGACCCGCTGATGTTCCCCAGGCCTTGCTCCAAATCCCTCTCGCGCTCGCCGCAAAGTTACCGAAAAATCCAcacgccaagaaaaagaccGAAGCGGATCAGCACGTTGAGGAATTGCGCATCACGGCGGGTAATCTGTTGGCCGAACTTGGTGGTGCCGCCTCGGAACACTCCACTACCTTACTCGCATCGTCCACGTACGTTTCTGGATTGATTCTCCCAGCCGTCCTGAAATTGTGTGACGACGTTTCCTTCCGTGTCCGACGAAGTGCGGCCCAAGCCTTGCCACGCATTCTCGGAGCATGCTCGTTGAACGATGTGGAGGAGACTATTCTACCGGCGTTCGATCAATTGAGTCGAGACGACTTGTATCGCGTTCGGAAATCCACAGGCGAGTGTCTGGTGGATATGAGTAGATCCATGATGTTACTGGCGGCGAGTAACAAAAAGGCTGAAAGAACGCTTTACAAATTAAGACGCGAGACACTAATTCCTATTGCCGATCGCTTGATTCAAGATTCGCATAAAATGGTCCGTCAAGGTATGATGCAGTTTCTGGGACCCTTCATGGCTAGCTTTTATCCATACCAGACGTCTGCTCTGCGCGATTTATTGCCCGGCACTGTCGAATCGGACGGCAGCAATCACATGGGGATCGTGGCCCAATTCTTTCCGCACGCCACATCCATGGTGTCCCGTCTCAACTCGGCACAAAACATTAGCATGTCGGCACCTACCCCGGTGAACGTACATTTGGACGAAATTTTACACCGTGTTCTATCCGAGATGGATGTTTTGCACCAGGCACTGCCGGCATTTTTGCAAGCCTCCCGCATGTCGGCGCTGTCACTAGCCGCCGTCGCGACCCACCGGAATCGTAACTTACCGGACTCGGAAGACGTTGACGTACTGATAGACAAACTATTGGATTACTTTGCCGCACTCGCAATTGTATCGACGGGCGACGAAAACACCGACGCGGAAATGCGTGTATACTGTGCGTATAGCTTTCCCGCTCTTATATTGCTACTGGGAGCGGACAATTGGGAGGGGGCGATGCGTACATGCTTTTTTACACTCATGAACCCGAACTATGCCAAAACTCAACAACCGGAAGAAAAGCAGTCCGACCCGGCGGAAAATCTGAACGTCGCCGAGCCACCCCTGCCAGTGAAACGCTGTTTGGCGAGTAGTTTACACACGGTTGCCAACATCCTGGGACCCGAGCTGGCCGCCTCCGATATTGTACCTGTTCTGCAGGActtctttttgaaagatCCAGATGAATCCGTACGACTGAACGTCATTCGCAACTTTCCAGCATTGTTGCAAGTGCTCTCCCCTTCTGATCGCAAGGGCCCCTTTCTCATGTGGAGCGAAATTGTCCGTGGTGAAGAGTTGCTGGGTATCAAGAAGCGCAGTGCACACAATCCGGTTGTGCTTAACTGGCGACAGCGTGATTATTTGGCGCGATCTCTGCCGGATCTGATTGGTTTGGTGGAGCCGTCTCTGGTGCACGAACATATCTGGCCCATTATGAAAACGCTCTTAACCGATGCGGTCTCTATAGTCCGAGATGACGCCATTTGGTCGATTGCCATGATCCTTAAAGCTTATTGCTTGGAGTCATTGCAGGCATGGCCGAATGTGTCCAATTTTCGAGCTTTCGGTGCTCAATCGTGTGCGGAAGTCATTGATTGGTTGAAAGAAAGTATTCTCAAGCTGGGAGTACCTAGAGAAGCTCGTATAAAACCCGTCAACTTTTCGGAGCGCCAGCTATACTGTCGAATTTGCGCCACGCTAGGATTGGCCCTGCGCTTTAGTGAACAGATTGAAGGGGACAAACAAGACCCAGTCTCGGTGTTGAGTGGCAAGTTTAAGACGTTTTTCTTCCCAAAGTCGAAAAATCTGCAAGACGACCTCCCAGGGCCGTATCAAGCCATGACCAAGTCGGAACAGAAACACCTTCGACGCCTTCTGCTGAACGAGCTATTGCCTCCAGCATTGGAAATGAAAGAAGATCGGATATCTAACGTCCGCGTGTCTTTAATGAAAACTCTGCAACTCATGCCAGCCGAAATTCGTGCAACGCCTCTTGTCCAACCAGTTCTTCAGGGTTTGGTCGAGGAAGTGGAGACATGGGAAAATTTTGCAATTTCTGATCAGCCAGTGCCCAACCCGCTAAAGCAATCCGCATCACAGGCTGCGCTGTATCAGCCCGCGCAACGCTCACTTGCCAGTGGTGCTGTGTCGCCACGAGCGCAACAGAGTGTCCCGGTGGATTTAGATGCGGAGATGCCCGACGACCGACGGTCGTCTTCGGACGACTCGAGTGCATCAGCAGAGGACGTTGCCGAATCGTCAGATTGGAAGACGGTAGTGTTTCAAGCTGGACCGATCGGCATGCAGCTGGAACCCACTGCCGATGATCGTGCTTGTCGGGTTTATGGTTTTTTGGATTCGGGTGATGGAAAGCCGTCACCGGCGCGGCATTCGGGCAAGATTGAGTTGGGCGACGTCATCGTCAAGGTGAACGGTAAAGATGTACATTCCTACGACGACACGATTGCGGTTCTCAAAGCAGGTGGCCGTCGGGAAATCACTTTTCGACAGGGAACAGCCGACGACGattacgacgacgacgaagaagaagagagtGTAGGAGGATTTTCGTctaccgacgacgaaaccgatCGAAAAGAACGGGAACGCAAGGCAAAGAAGGAAGCCAAGAAGGCAAAAAAggccaagaaggaaacaaagaagaaaagccgtgacaagaaaaaggacaaACGGAAAAAGGAGGAAACAGGATGA
- a CDS encoding predicted protein, with translation MKANHRQSLRQAPAALIANPGTRVDPPLSFHDNLLLIEIQSHTFSNTSLTIPFSLVWQREQEMRAAVDALQIPRDRWNGSLLYLRCCVQQQSHVMLNPERVCAEQNYSQLMAWHPWLTTLLERYYHTGRLTVPTNCLGYDFLLALEFFGIVYRPQQLVCKSLASYNCIQAWSEYFLYRTIAAEWVARDGLDEAPQSLRHVFGTTSATTPARSEAVQWGDIVLPTLLENVSDVVTPQQALGAFFNNETDMAMAEAMREDFALYLQSILTNAQVTFLIQSVTVTSARRARLKSRAILIVDAVQSSPPVPKSRFRYKKTVVDQNDWKRPYPSVRTESDPSFPYDEIAHEHAGEVERERTVETAQHNMNRGSSSPRHVMENVYDHIHEDLAYTVPATPVFIIADNNASNSKSGLPTNLLSRNGWAPMCTINVVRNCRSATKLGMSSSSGPFFVDGSGKLREVHDDNGQRSLSGIPNTGLLEKELEFPASETNDADQIRKDETKETTRKSSFDKWDWLTSMCSATYDTDSPSSLFKTKFGSEQETASAAGVPTKAGTQAYSFSRCLH, from the coding sequence ATGAAGGCCAACCATCGGCAGTCGCTTCGGCAAGCTCCGGCTGCTCTGATTGCGAATCCTGGTACACGAGTCGATCCACCTCTATCCTTTCACGACAATCTCCTGTTGATTGAAATCCAATCCCACACATTTTCCAATACTTCCTTGACGATTCCGTTTTCTCTCGTTTGGCAACGCGAACAAGAAATGCGCGCCGCTGTGGACGCCTTGCAAATTCCCCGGGATCGCTGGAACGGCTCCCTTCTCTATTTGCGCTGTTGTGTTCAGCAACAGTCGCACGTCATGTTGAATCCCGAACGCGTTTGCGCTGAGCAAAATTACTCCCAATTAATGGCTTGGCATCCGTGGTTGACGACTCTCCTCGAACGCTACTACCACACCGGACGTCTCACGGTACCGACAAATTGTCTCGGCTACGATTTTCTGCTGGCGCTTGAGTTTTTTGGTATCGTCTACCGTCCGCAGCAGCTCGTGTGCAAGTCTCTGGCTTCGTACAATTGCATTCAAGCTTGGTCGGAGTATTTTCTCTACCGTACGATTGCGGCCGAGTGGGTCGCCAGAGACGGGTTGGACGAGGCCCCGCAAAGCCTTCGGCACGTGTTTGGGACAACATCGGCAACCACACCTGCTAGATCCGAAGCAGTGCAGTGGGGCGACATAGTGCTACCGACTCTCCTCGAAAATGTATCGGATGTTGTGACGCCACAACAAGCTCTGGGTGCCTTTTTTAACAACGAAACCGACATGGCTATGGCGGAAGCCATGCGAGAAGATTTCGCCCTCTACTTGCAAAGCATTCTGACCAATGCACAAGTCACCTTTCTTATCCAAAGCGTTACGGTAACGAGTGCGCGACGGGCCCGATTAAAATCGCGCGCTATTCTGATTGTAGATGCGGTACAATCATCACCGCCAGTACCCAAATCCCGCTTTCGATACAAAAAGACAGTCGTAGATCAAAATGATTGGAAACGTCCCTACCCATCGGTACGGACCGAGAGtgatccgtcttttccgtACGACGAAATTGCACACGAGCATGCGGGAGAAGTCGAACGGGAACGCACAGTGGAGACGGCGCAGCATAACATGAATCGCGGTTCAAGCAGTCCGCGGCACGTAATGGAGAATGTATACGACCATATTCATGAAGATTTGGCCTATACTGTACCAGCAACCCCTGTGTTCATCATAGCAGACAACAAtgcttccaattccaaaTCGGGCTTGCCAACGAATCTTTTGTCGCGGAATGGGTGGGCGCCAATGTGTACAATAAATGTCGTCCGAAATTGTCGTTCCGCGACCAAATTGGGAATGAGTTCCTCGTCCGGTCCGTTTTTTGTCGATGGGAGCGGCAAACTACGAGAAGTGCATGATGACAATGGTCAACGCTCACTTTCGGGTATACCGAATACCggtcttttggagaaagaACTCGAGTTTCCGGCTTCCGAAACTAATGATGCAGATCAAATACGCAAGGACGAGACGAAAGAGACGACACGCAAGTCATCATTCGACAAATGGGATTGGTTGACAAGCATGTGTTCCGCGACCTACGATACGGACTCGCCGTCAAGCCTGTTCAAAACAAAATTTGGGTCGGAGCAAGAGACGGCCAGTGCAGCAGGAGTGCCGACAAAGGCTGGAACGCAAGCTTATTCTTTTAGCAGGTGTCTTCATTGA
- a CDS encoding predicted protein — protein sequence MAESPSRHPRNAGVAYQTRSGRSVQPPLRWEDECDHHDSPRGTVVGQSASQRSTETCCGSKPVFVVDAVPSPTRVYTPRFGATMDTSSWNSRPYFSVESLPSSSSLNQLLFPENHCTHNSNNNYNISKVNTDTLPHTLRRRRRVLFLEEKEVYGHDVDEYDNESFQDAYQMQASPLRRFAIRPRQRVQRIRKALRGRLRPHRASHAIKSPWLVSADHPVKILWDVLTVVLSLVNAYLTHAAIRDRAFNDNLFVRFCECWFVLDIVLNFLTEHKTSDGLVYNTVQAVWARYLTTWFVVDVLSLFPGEALYVRPIIERQNRRTWWQKSFFRTKAVIRVTKVLRSRHVRLFGSVAKRTKHAGVGAHRLLRLVIKYVPKYVLFLKHMRAVIALRVLRQVHWMRKVWRNVTAIHSVKPLFPDDDDTLSLTEGFDDPVYEDYNEDGDDLASLNDHRQHISPSNRNDWEWMDDVDDDPF from the coding sequence ATGGCCGAGTCGCCATCACGACATCCGCGGAACGCGGGTGTTGCGTACCAAACGCGTTCGGGACGTTCCGTCCAACCACCACTACGCTGGGAAGACGAATGCGATCACCACGACAGTCCTCgcggtaccgtcgtcggACAATCGGCATCGCAGCGCAGTACCGAAACTTGTTGCGGCAGCAAACCCGTGTTTGTTGTCGACGCCGTCCCCAGTCCCACACGCGTCTATACTCCGCGATTCGGCGCCACTATGGACACTTCGTCCTGGAACTCACGACCCTACTTCTCCGTCGAGAGTCTCCCGAGTTCGTCCTCGCTCAATCAACTTCTCTTCCCGGAGAACCACTGTACACacaatagcaacaacaattaCAACATCAGCAAGGTCAACACCGATACGCTTCCGCACACACtccggcggcggcgccgcgtcctctttttggaagaaaaggaagtcTACGGGCACGACGTGGACGAATACGACAACGAATCGTTTCAGGACGCGTACCAGATGCAGGCTTCTCCACTCCGGCGATTCGCGATACGCCCGCGGCAGCGTGTACAAAGGATTCGAAAGGCGCTGCGGGGACGGCTTCGTCCCCACCGGGCCTCGCACGCCATCAAATCCCCCTGGCTCGTGTCCGCCGATCATCCCGTCAAGATTCTATGGGATGTCCTCACAGTCGTCCTCTCCTTGGTGAATGCGTACCTGACGCATGCGGCGATCCGGGATCGGGCCTTTAACGACAATCTCTTTGTCCGTTTTTGTGAATGCTGGTTCGTCCTGGATATTGTCCTCAACTTTCTGACCGAGCACAAAACCAGCGATGGTCTCGTCTACAACACGGTACAAGCCGTCTGGGCCCGGTATTTAACCACTTGgttcgtcgtcgacgtccTTAGTCTCTTTCCCGGCGAAGCCTTGTACGTGCGTCCCATTATTGAACGGCAAAATCGCCGAACCTGGTGGCAAAAGTCCTTTTTCCGCACTAAGGCCGTCATTCGGGTTACTAAGGTTCTGCGCTCCCGCCACGTGCGGTTGTTCGGCAGCGTGGCAAAGCGGACCAAGCACGCCGGTGTCGGCGCCCACCGGTTGCTCCGACTCGTCATCAAATACGTACCCAAGTACGTGCTCTTTCTTAAACACATGCGTGCCGTCATTGCCCTGCGAGTTCTCCGACAAGTCCACTGGATGCGCAAAGTGTGGCGCAACGTGACGGCAATCCATTCCGTCAAGCCCCTTTTCCccgacgatgacgatacgCTGTCGTTGACGGAAGGATTCGATGACCCCGTGTACGAGGACTACAATGAGGATGGCGACGACCTGGCATCCTTAAACGATCACCGTCAACACATCAGCCCCTCGAACCGAAACGATTGGGAGTGGATGGACGATGTGGATGACGATCCTTTTTGA